Sequence from the Candidatus Methylomirabilota bacterium genome:
ACAAGGCGCCGGGCAAGGCGCTCGATCCCCTCACGCGGGAATTCGTGAAGGTGATCGTCTCCAAGGAAGGGCAGGAAGGCGTGATCAAGGACGGCTACTTCCCGATCCCTGCCACCATCGCGAAGGAAGAGCTGGCGAAGATTCAATAGCGTGGCCATCAACAGCGAGACTTTTCCGGCGGGCGGGCCAGCCTCCCCGGCCCGCCCGCTCGTCGTCAGCCGCGCCCGCACGGAACGTCGCATCCTCGTCGACCGCTGGGCCTCGCGGCTCGTGGTGGTGGGCGGCATCGTCATCATCGCGTGCATCCTCGCCATCCTTTTCGTCATCGCCGCCGAGGTCTATCCGCTGTTCAAGCCGGCCACGGCGACCCTCGTGGGGACCTATGCCGCGTCGGCCGGCGGGCCCGGCCCGGCCGCGGGAGACGCCGTCGGGGTCGACGAGTACCGGGAGATCGCCTTCACGCTCACGGGCCCCGGCAACCTCGAGTTTGTCTCACTCAAGGGAGGCCTGTCCCCTCCGCCCCTCGCCGTGCCGGGCTTGAATGGCGCCACCGTCGCCTCGGTAGCCGCGGTCGGCAAGATGCGCCTGCTCGTCGGCACCTCGGATGGGCGTGCGATACCGCTCGACATGAAGTTCGATGTCACCTTCAAGGACGCCAAGCGGGCCGTGGTGCCGGCTCCCTCCTTCGGGCCGGCCATGGCTCTCGACCCTGAGAAGAAGCGGGCCGTGCGCCGTCTCGCTTTGGGAGTCGCGGACGCGGGTGGCGTGACCGTCGCGCAGGTCGGGCCCGCGGACCTCGTCGTCCAGAGCGTGGTTGAGAAGAAGGCGCTGATTGGCGGCGCTCGCCGCGAAGAGTCGATCCAGGCCTTCACGCCCGATCTCTCGGGCGAGATCACGGCGCTGAGTCTGGACGGGCGCGGCGAGGATCTCTTCATCGGCACGAGCCAGGGGAATGTCCTCCGCTACGACATGAAGGAGCCCTCCGGGCCGAAGCTCGTCGAGACGACTGCCGTCACGAGCAAACCCGGTGCGCCCGTGACGGCGCTCGGGTTCCTCCTCGGGGACCGGACGCTGATGGTCGGGGACGGGCAAGGCGGGGTCAGCACCTGGCAGGTCGTGCCGCCCCCCGGCGGCGGCGAGAAGCGTCTCACGCGGATCTACGAGTTCGCGCCCCACGCTGGACCCGTGGTGGCCATGACGGCTTCGAAGCGGGACAAGAGCTTCGCGACCGCTGACGGGGCGGGGCATATCCACATGTCGTACGGCACCTCCGGCAAGACTCTCCTGCGCGTCAAGAGCGAGGTGCCGGGACTGGCGGCGCTGAGTATCGCCCCCAAGAACGACGCGGTGCTGGCCGAGGACGGCAAGGGGAAGCTCAGCCAGTGGAGGGTCGACAACCCGCATCCCGAGATCACGTTGAAAACACTCTTCGGCAAGGTCTGGTACGAGGGCTACTCGCAGCCGGCCTGGGTGTGGCAGTCCACGGGCGGCACCGATGACTTCGAGTCGAAGATGAGCTTGACCCCGCTCATCTTCGGGACGATCAAGGGCACGCTCTACGCCCTCCTCTTCGCCGTTCCCATGGCGCTCCTGGCCGCGCTCTACGTGAGCGAGTTCATGCATCCGTCGGTGAAGGCGTACGTCAAGCCCGTGGTCGAGATCATGGCCGCGCTGCCCAGCGTGGTCCTGGGCTTCCTGGCCGGTCTGTGGCTGGCCCCCGTGCTCGAGCCCATCGTGCCCGGGCTCTTCCTGATGCCCCTCGTGCTGCCCGTGGTGATCCTGGCCGCCTACGGCCTCTGGCGCCTCGTTCCTTTGCGGATCCGCGGCCTCTTCAAGACGGGGACCGAGGCCTTTCTCCTCATCCCGGTCGTGCTCGGAGGCGTGGGGCTGGCCCTGGCCGCGGGCGGACTCGTGGAGACGTTCCTCATGCAGGGCAACTACCGCGGCTGGGTCCTCTCGGCGCTCGGCCTGACCTATGACCAGCGCAACTCGCTGGTGGTGGGCGTGGCCATGGGTATCGCGGTCATCCCGATCATCTTCACCATCGCCGAGGATTCGCTCTCCAATGTGCCCGGCCACCTCCGGGCAGGATCGCTGGCCCTGGGAGCCACGCGCTGGCAGACGGCGATCAGGATCGTGCTGCCCACGGGAAGCCCCGGCATGTTCTCGGCCGTCATGATCGGTCTGGGCCGCGCCGTGGGCGAGACCATGATCGTCCTGATGGCGACGGGCAATACGCCCATCATGGACTGGAACATGTTCAGCGGGTTTCGCGCCATGTCGGCCAATATCGCCGTCGAGCTGCCCGAGGCACCGGACGGCGGAACCCTCTACCGTGTGCTCTTTCTCTCGGCCTTCCTGCTCTTTTGCATGACCTTCGTGCTGAACACGGCGGCGGAGATGGTCCGGCTCAAGCTCAGGAAGAAGTACCGCTACCTATGAGCGCTCGCCACAAGGGTGTTTGGAATGGCGGGGAGCCGTTCGTATGGCTCACGGGCGGAGCCCTGACCCTCGCCCTCCTGCTCGTCGTGGGTCTCATCACCCTGATCGTGTACAACGGCATGGGCTTCTTCTGGCCGAAGGCGGTCGTGCGGCTGACCCTCTCCGATGGCACCGTCATGACCGGGCAGCTCGTGGACCGCGAGGCGGTGCCGGGCAAGCGGGACGAGCACCGCATAAAGCTCAAGGTCGCCAACCGCGATCTCTACGGCGCCGATTTCCAGTGGGTGGACGAAGCGAAGGTCGCCAAACGCGAATACCCGCCGGACACGGCCGTGATCGAACGGACCGAATGGGGCCTTCTGATCGGGACGATCAAGGAAGTGCGGGACGGGAGCAAGGTCATCGCGGTCGGTCCGGCCGCCTGGGCCGAGGTCCAGAAGCGCCTGGGGGAGAGTGGCCGCGTGCGACGGGCGATCCGAGCCATCGAAAAGGGCGAGATCGGCGCGATCAACGCGCGCCAGGAGGCGCTCCGGCTCAAGCTCAAGGGGCTCGAGGTGAAGGGCATCACCTCGGGGCGGGAGTTCGAGGCGCTGCAGAAGCAGCTCGCGCCGCTCCAGGCGCAGTACCAGGCCCAGACGGCGCGCCTGGCCGAGCTGCGGAAGAGCCAGACGGAGACCATGTTGGTGACGGGGGACGGAGGCAAGGAGAAGGATCTGCCCCTCGCCCAGGTGCTCGACATCCGCTTCCCGAACACCATGGGACTCCTTGGCAAGACGGGCTACTACCTCGGCCATCTCTGGGAGTTCGTGGCCGGCGAGCCCCGCGAGGCCAATACCGAAGGCGGCGTGTTCCCGGCGATCTTCGGCACCATCCTCATGGTCATCCTGATGAGCATCGTGGTGACGCCGCTCGGCGTGCTCGCGGCCTTCTATCTCCGTGAGTACGCCAGACAGGGGACCTTCGTGTCCATCGTGCGCATCGCCGTCAATAACTTGGCGGGCGTGCCGTCCATCGTGTTCGGGGTCTTCGGCCTCGGGTTCTTCATCTACGGCGTGGGGGGCTTCATCGACCGCCTCTTCTTCGCCGAGGCCCTGCCCACCCCGACGTTCGGCACCGGCGGCATTCTCTGGGCCTCGCTGACCCTGGCCCTTCTGACCGTGCCCGTGGTCATCGTGGCCACCGAGGAAGGGCTCGCGGCCATTCCCGGCGGGATGCGCGAGGCCTCCCTCGCCCTGTCCGCGACCAAGCTCGAGACCGCGCTGCGGGTCGTGCTGCCCGCCGTGATGCCCTCGATCCTGACCGGACTGATCCTGGCCATGGCCCGGGCCGCGGGTGAGGTGGCCCCCCTCATGATCACCGGCGTGGTCAAGCTCGCGCCCTCGCTGCCCATCGACGGGCAGTGGCCCTTCTTGCACTTCGAGCGCAAGTTCATGCACCTGGGCTTCCAGATCTACGATACGGGCTTCCAGTCGCCGAACGTGGATGCGGCGCGCCCCATGGTGTTCGCGACGACCTTGCTCCTCCTGGCCATCGTCGTCCTCCTCAACCTGTTCGCGATCGCGACCCGCAACCGGCTGCGCCGGAAATACGCGACCTCCGCCGTTTAGAATGGGGAGATAAGGAGAGAGCCATGCCCGGATCCGTCAGCGTCACCGCGGGCCTTCACCCGCCGGCCACCCACGGGGCCATGATGGAGACCCCGATGGTGGAGATCGAGCAGGTCAACCTCTGGTACGGGCTGAAGCAGGCGCTCACGGACGTGACCATGTCCATGCCCAAGCACCGGATCACGGCCTATATCGGTCCCTCGGGCTGCGGCAAGTCCACCCTGCTGCGTTGCCTCAACCGGATGAACGACCTCGTGGACGGCGTCAGGATCACGGGGAGCATCCGGATCGGAGGCACGGACATTTACGACGCGAGCCAGGACGTGACGAACCTGCGCAAGCGCGTGGGCATGGTGTTCCAGAAGTCGAATCCCTTCCCCAAGTCCATCTTCGAGAACGTGGCCTATGGCCCGCGCATCCTGGGCATGAACAACCGCACGGACCTCGAGGGGATCGTGGAGCGGAGCCTGCGGAATGCCGCCCTCTGGGACGAGGTCCACGACCGGCTTCACGAGTCCGCCCTCGGATTGTCGGGGGGGCAGCAGCAGCGCCTCTGCATCGCCCGCGCCATCGCCGTCGAGCCGGACGTGCTGCTCATGGACGAGCCCTGCTCGGCCCTGGACCCTATCGCGACCGCGAAGATCGAGGATCTGATGCTCGAGCTCAAGAACAGCTATAGCATCGTGATCGTCACCCACAACATGCAGCAGGCCGCGAGGGTGAGCGATTACACGGGCTTCATGCTCCTGGGCGAGCTGGTGGAGTTCGGGGTGACGCGGGAGCTCTTCACCAATCCGAAGAACAAGAAGACGGAAGACTACATCACCGGCCGGTTCGGCTAGACGCGAGCCCGGAGGCCGCCATGCAAAGGCATTTCCACGAAGAGCTGGAGGCACTCAAGCAGACGCTGCTCGCCATGGGCGGGCTGGTCGAGGACCAGATCCGCCGCGTGATGCGCGCCTTGCTGGAGCGGGACGATGCCCTGGCCCAGGAAGTCATCGACCGGGACCAGCAGGTCAACGCCTACGATGTCGAGGTGGACGAGACCTGCGTCAGCCTGCTCGCCTTGCATCAGCCCACGGCGGGAGATCTCCGCTTCATCACCACGGCCATGAAAATCGTCACCGACCTCGAGCGGATCGGCGACCAGGCCGTCAATATCGCCCAGCGCGTGCTCGAGCTGAACCGGCAGCCCCAGCTCAAGCCCTACATCGACCTGCCGCGCATGGCCGAGAAGGCCCAGGCCATGGTCAAGGAGAGCCTGGACGCCTTCGTGGCGCGGGACACCGCGCTCGCCCGCAAGGTCTGCGCCGAGGATGCGGACGTGGATGCGCTCAAGGAGCAGCTCTTCCGCGAGCTCCTGACCTTCATGATGGAGGACCCGAAGACCATTCCCAGGGCCATCCGGCTCATTCTCATCTCGCGCTTCATGGAGCGCGTGGCCGACCACGCGACCAATATCGCGGAGATGGTCATCTACCTGGTCGACGCCAAGATGGTCCGGCATACGCTCGCCTGATGGGGTAGGTGTATGCTGAACTGGTGAGCAGAGAGAGGCGCTACCAGCTCCAGGACGAGCAAGCCAATCGGCAAATCGACGCCCTTCTCGAGCATCTGCGGGTGCCCGGGGAGACCTGGCGCTATCACACCGAGATGCTCACCACCGTCCTCAAGACCTTCGAGGACAAGGCGCAGATCGCCGACCTCAAGATCGCCAGCGCCGCCCTGAAAGAGCTCCGATACGGCTTCAAAGTCTTTGCCCCCTATCGCGAGGTGCCGAAGGTGACGGTCTTCGGTTCTGCGCGCACGCCCGCTGATCACTCCGTGTCCGAGCAGGCGCGATCTTTCGGCCGGCGCATGGCCGATGACGGCTGGATGGTCATCACGGGGGCGGGCAGCGGCGTCATGGGTGCCGCGCAAGAGGGAGCGGGACGCGAGCGGTCATTCGGCATGAACATTCGCTTGCCCTTTGAGCAGGACGCCAATCCCTGGATCGCCGATGACCCCAAGCTCATCTCCTTCAAATACTTCTTCACGCGCAAGTTCTTCCTGGTCCGCGAGGCATGGGCCATGGCGTTCTTCCCCGGAGGGTTCGGCACGGGCGACGAGGCCTTCGAGGCGCTGACCCTCATCCAGACCGGCAAGACGGAGATGGTGCCCGTGGTGCTCATCGATGCGCCGGGCGGCCGGTACTGGCGGCGCTGGGGTGAATTCGTCCAGGAGCAGATGGCCGATCAGGGGCTGATCTCGCCGGAGGATATGTCGCTGTTCCGGATCACCGATAGCGTGGAGGAGGCGGTGGGCGAGATCGAGCGCTTCTACCGAGTCTTCCACTCGCACCGCTATGTGGGCGACCACCTCGCCCTGCGCCTGCGTCGCCCGCTCGCTCAGCCCGTCCTCGGCGACATCTCGCTCCGTTTCTCCGACATCCTGAAGGGCCCCGTGGAGCAGGTGGCCAGCCCCCTCCCCGGCGAGCGCGGGGAATTCCCCGAGCTGCCGCGTCTCGTGCTGCCCTTCAACCGGAGCGGATTCTCCCGCCTCCGTCAGCTCATCGACTTCGTCAACGCGACCTAGCGGCCTGACCGAAGAAGGCGGCCAAGAGCTCGCGATCGCGCGAGTACGTGAGGAGGCTCGCCGCCTCCTCGAAGGAAGCCCAGCGGACACCGTCAACTTCGTTCCGAGGCTCGGCCACGCCTCCGGCCGGATCCATCATCCAGTAGCGGACGATCTTGAGCCGACCCTTGCCGTCCTCGTGGGAGGTGGTGGCGAACTCACGCCCCAGCACACACCGGAGCCCCGTCTCCTCCTCGACCTCGCGTAGCGCGCACGCCTCGTGCGTTTCCCCGACCTCGAGCTTTCCCTTGGGGAAGGTCCAGTCCTCCCGGCGTGGCCGGTGGATGAGCAGCACCTCGATGTCACCCCGCTCGCCCTGCCGTGAGATGACTCCGCCCGCTGCGTGCACGACACCCCGGCTGCTCATGCCGCCAGTATGCAATGTGGGACGCGCTCCGACCTAGCTTTCCGGCGCCGCCACGGTTTCTTCACAGAACGGCAAGGCTGCGGCAACACCCCCGCGCTAGGCTCTCGTCCACGGAGGGATCGTGACCACGGACGAGCTCCTGACCGAGTTGCGGACATCGCGGTCTGACCTGGCGCGCATGATCGAAGCGGTGGTGCGAGACCGGCTCCCTTACATCGTCATTCCCTCGCAGGCCGTCCAGGCGTGGAAGGTTGAGGAGCCGCACGGCTGGGCGAAAGCCGCGGGATGGCTGGCCGCCCACAATGTGGCGCTGGTTCAGGTATGAGCTCGGCCACCCTCGGGTGCTCGACCGTCACTCTGCCTTCCAGACCTTGTTCCCTCGCCGCTTGAGCTTCGGCCACTGCTCGAAGAAGTCCATCTGCGCCGCCTGACGACGGGCCTGCTGCCGCGTCACGAGCTTCCCCGCGAGCAATTGCTCCGGACGGCCGCCGTGGCGGCCGACGAGGGCGCGGAGGCGCTCCTCGGCCACCGCGGCATCCTGGTGCTCTCCCAGGATGTCCTGCACCTTCTTGGCCCTGGCCACGAATCGCTTGGCGGGCTGCCCAACCATGGCCTCTGCCAGCTCGGCGGCGTAGCGGGCGCGTTTGACCTTGATCCGCACGGCATGCAGGTCATCGTCGCTCGGCCTCTTGGGCAGAGCCTTGACTGCCTTGCGAAGCTTCTTGAACTGCACGGCCGCGATGGCGGGCAGGGAAACCCCCGCGTCCACTACCCGGGGATGCTGGATGGACTTCTCCAGCCGATCGAGGAGCTTCGCATAGCGCGGCCCGTCGAGCGCGGCGATGAGATTGGCCCGCGCGTGAGTCCGCTGGTCGTCCAGACGGTCGAGGAGCGCACGGCCCTCCACGCGTCCAGCTGACTTCAGTGAGGACAGCTCGGCGCGAAGGTGCTGCCGGAAGACATCGAGGTCTCGGAGATCGCCGAGGAGGGTGCCGAGCCAGTCGAGCTCGCTCCGGAGCCCGCCGACCCACTCGGGATCGAACATCTCCCGGGCCGCCCCCAAGATGGCGCGGAGCCGTCGGACCGCCGTGCGCATCCGGTGGAGCTGTTCGGGGTCGATCCCGGCTCTCGTGCCGGGCTCATGCGCTCGAATCGCCTCGAGCTGCTCGTGCATCAGGACCAGGATGTGGTCACGGGCCGGGCTGCGGGCCGCGACGCTGGAGCTCTTGAGGGGACGAGCTTGTCGCATGCGCTACTCCGCTTCGGGGCGCTCCTCGGTTACCTGGCACTCCGTGCACACCCAGGTCCGGACGAGGGTCATGGTCTTCAAATCGCGCCGGAGAGTCCAGGGGAAGAAGGCCTGGGCGCCGCACCGCGGGCAGCGCTCCACCTTCTGGCCTGGCTGAATCGAGGAGGGCAGCCAGGGGATCTTGGACGGCATCGCGGGCATTCTACCGTAAGATGTCGCGGTGCCGACGGCGTACGTCGTCCTCATCCTGGCCAACATCGTTTACGGCTCGAGCTATGCCGTCAGCCGCGTGGTCCTCGAGCACATGGGGCCGGCCACCCTCTCGTTCTTCCGGCTCGCCATCGGCTCGCTCGTCCTCGTCCCCCTGGCCCTGGCGCAGCGGCGAGATGACGTGCGGCTCTCGCGCGCCGATAAGTGGAACATCTTCTGGATGGGGCTCTGCGGCTTCGCGGGCGCCTTCGCCTTTGGCAACTGGGGTCTCCGGTTCTCCACGGCCACCAATGCTGCGCTTCTCATCACCGTCGAGCCCGTCTCGCTTATCCTTCTCTCTCCCCTCGTGCTGGGTGAGCACCTCACCCGCCGCGAAGGCGTGGGCGCCCTCCTGACCGTGGTGGGCGCCACCGTCGTGGTGCTGAACGGGATACCCGGGGCCAGCGTGGCCATTGCCCCCCACTGGCGAGGCGACCTGCTTCTCGTCCTCTCGGGGCTGGCCTATGCCGGCTATTCGCTCTTCGGCCGCGACGTGCTCGCGCGGCACAAAGCGGTTCCCGTGACGGCCTGGTCGATTCTCTGGGGGCTGGTCGTGATGGTGCCCTTCACGGTGGCCGAGTGGGTGGCGGGCGACCGGCCCCTGTGGACAGGGACCACCATCCTCGGCACGCTCTACCTCGGGTTGGTGATCACCGCGCTGGGATACCTGCTGTGGAACTGGGGACTGGAGCGGGTGGAAGCGCCGCGCCTGGCCATCTTCGTCAACATCCAGCCATTGGCCGGCGCTCTTCTGGGAGTGGTGGCGCTCCACGAGGCGCTCACCGCGTACACCGTGGCGGGCGGCATCCTCATTCTGGCCGGCGTCCACACGGCCGTCCGCGCCAAGCGAGCCCAAAGGGGCTCCATAGGCTAGAATAGGCGCCATGAGACGGATCCGCGTGGGGCTGGCGCAGATCAACCCGACGGTGGGCGCCATCGAGGCCAATGCGCGGCTCGTCCTCGACGGGATGGAGCGCGCCCGCGCGGCCGGCTGCGATCTGGTGGCCTTCCCCGAGCTCGCGCTGACCGGCTATCCGCCCGAGGACCTGCTCTTCAAGACCGCGTTCATCGAGGCCAATCTGAGAGCGCTCGAGGATGTGGCGAGGCAGAGCCGGGGCATCACGGCGGTGCTCGGGTACGTCGACAAGCGTGACGACATCTTCAATGCCGCGGCCGTCCTCCACGACGGCCGGCACGTGGGCACCTATCACAAGCAGTACCTGCCGAACTATGGCGTCTTCGACGAGAACCGCTACTTTCAGTCCGGCACCGAGGCGCCCGTCTTCGCCGTGGGTAACACGGTGCTCGCGGCCAATATCTGCGAAGACATCTGGTATCCGACGGGCCCCACCACTCTGCAGGCCCTGGCGGGGGCCGAGCTCGTGGTGACGATCAACGCCTCGCCCTATCACGCGGGCAAGGCCCAGTTCCGCGAGAAGATGCTGGCCACCCGGGCCGCCGACGACCTGGTGTGCCTGGCTTTCGTCAACACGGTGGGCGGGCAGGACGAATTGGTCTTCGACGGCCAGTCTTTCATCTTCAACGAGAAGGGGGAGCGGATCGCGCGCGGCCGAGCCTTCGAGGAAG
This genomic interval carries:
- a CDS encoding phosphate-binding protein, which codes for ATAGVRPVPLSEKDGGKCVEATADNSYSGAYPMARFLFVYINKAPGKALDPLTREFVKVIVSKEGQEGVIKDGYFPIPATIAKEELAKIQ
- a CDS encoding ABC transporter permease, coding for MAINSETFPAGGPASPARPLVVSRARTERRILVDRWASRLVVVGGIVIIACILAILFVIAAEVYPLFKPATATLVGTYAASAGGPGPAAGDAVGVDEYREIAFTLTGPGNLEFVSLKGGLSPPPLAVPGLNGATVASVAAVGKMRLLVGTSDGRAIPLDMKFDVTFKDAKRAVVPAPSFGPAMALDPEKKRAVRRLALGVADAGGVTVAQVGPADLVVQSVVEKKALIGGARREESIQAFTPDLSGEITALSLDGRGEDLFIGTSQGNVLRYDMKEPSGPKLVETTAVTSKPGAPVTALGFLLGDRTLMVGDGQGGVSTWQVVPPPGGGEKRLTRIYEFAPHAGPVVAMTASKRDKSFATADGAGHIHMSYGTSGKTLLRVKSEVPGLAALSIAPKNDAVLAEDGKGKLSQWRVDNPHPEITLKTLFGKVWYEGYSQPAWVWQSTGGTDDFESKMSLTPLIFGTIKGTLYALLFAVPMALLAALYVSEFMHPSVKAYVKPVVEIMAALPSVVLGFLAGLWLAPVLEPIVPGLFLMPLVLPVVILAAYGLWRLVPLRIRGLFKTGTEAFLLIPVVLGGVGLALAAGGLVETFLMQGNYRGWVLSALGLTYDQRNSLVVGVAMGIAVIPIIFTIAEDSLSNVPGHLRAGSLALGATRWQTAIRIVLPTGSPGMFSAVMIGLGRAVGETMIVLMATGNTPIMDWNMFSGFRAMSANIAVELPEAPDGGTLYRVLFLSAFLLFCMTFVLNTAAEMVRLKLRKKYRYL
- the pstA gene encoding phosphate ABC transporter permease PstA, with amino-acid sequence MSARHKGVWNGGEPFVWLTGGALTLALLLVVGLITLIVYNGMGFFWPKAVVRLTLSDGTVMTGQLVDREAVPGKRDEHRIKLKVANRDLYGADFQWVDEAKVAKREYPPDTAVIERTEWGLLIGTIKEVRDGSKVIAVGPAAWAEVQKRLGESGRVRRAIRAIEKGEIGAINARQEALRLKLKGLEVKGITSGREFEALQKQLAPLQAQYQAQTARLAELRKSQTETMLVTGDGGKEKDLPLAQVLDIRFPNTMGLLGKTGYYLGHLWEFVAGEPREANTEGGVFPAIFGTILMVILMSIVVTPLGVLAAFYLREYARQGTFVSIVRIAVNNLAGVPSIVFGVFGLGFFIYGVGGFIDRLFFAEALPTPTFGTGGILWASLTLALLTVPVVIVATEEGLAAIPGGMREASLALSATKLETALRVVLPAVMPSILTGLILAMARAAGEVAPLMITGVVKLAPSLPIDGQWPFLHFERKFMHLGFQIYDTGFQSPNVDAARPMVFATTLLLLAIVVLLNLFAIATRNRLRRKYATSAV
- the pstB gene encoding phosphate ABC transporter ATP-binding protein PstB, whose amino-acid sequence is MMETPMVEIEQVNLWYGLKQALTDVTMSMPKHRITAYIGPSGCGKSTLLRCLNRMNDLVDGVRITGSIRIGGTDIYDASQDVTNLRKRVGMVFQKSNPFPKSIFENVAYGPRILGMNNRTDLEGIVERSLRNAALWDEVHDRLHESALGLSGGQQQRLCIARAIAVEPDVLLMDEPCSALDPIATAKIEDLMLELKNSYSIVIVTHNMQQAARVSDYTGFMLLGELVEFGVTRELFTNPKNKKTEDYITGRFG
- the phoU gene encoding phosphate signaling complex protein PhoU, whose amino-acid sequence is MQRHFHEELEALKQTLLAMGGLVEDQIRRVMRALLERDDALAQEVIDRDQQVNAYDVEVDETCVSLLALHQPTAGDLRFITTAMKIVTDLERIGDQAVNIAQRVLELNRQPQLKPYIDLPRMAEKAQAMVKESLDAFVARDTALARKVCAEDADVDALKEQLFRELLTFMMEDPKTIPRAIRLILISRFMERVADHATNIAEMVIYLVDAKMVRHTLA
- a CDS encoding TIGR00730 family Rossman fold protein, coding for MSRERRYQLQDEQANRQIDALLEHLRVPGETWRYHTEMLTTVLKTFEDKAQIADLKIASAALKELRYGFKVFAPYREVPKVTVFGSARTPADHSVSEQARSFGRRMADDGWMVITGAGSGVMGAAQEGAGRERSFGMNIRLPFEQDANPWIADDPKLISFKYFFTRKFFLVREAWAMAFFPGGFGTGDEAFEALTLIQTGKTEMVPVVLIDAPGGRYWRRWGEFVQEQMADQGLISPEDMSLFRITDSVEEAVGEIERFYRVFHSHRYVGDHLALRLRRPLAQPVLGDISLRFSDILKGPVEQVASPLPGERGEFPELPRLVLPFNRSGFSRLRQLIDFVNAT
- a CDS encoding NUDIX hydrolase, which codes for MSSRGVVHAAGGVISRQGERGDIEVLLIHRPRREDWTFPKGKLEVGETHEACALREVEEETGLRCVLGREFATTSHEDGKGRLKIVRYWMMDPAGGVAEPRNEVDGVRWASFEEAASLLTYSRDRELLAAFFGQAARSR
- a CDS encoding CHAD domain-containing protein, encoding MRQARPLKSSSVAARSPARDHILVLMHEQLEAIRAHEPGTRAGIDPEQLHRMRTAVRRLRAILGAAREMFDPEWVGGLRSELDWLGTLLGDLRDLDVFRQHLRAELSSLKSAGRVEGRALLDRLDDQRTHARANLIAALDGPRYAKLLDRLEKSIQHPRVVDAGVSLPAIAAVQFKKLRKAVKALPKRPSDDDLHAVRIKVKRARYAAELAEAMVGQPAKRFVARAKKVQDILGEHQDAAVAEERLRALVGRHGGRPEQLLAGKLVTRQQARRQAAQMDFFEQWPKLKRRGNKVWKAE
- a CDS encoding EamA family transporter — encoded protein: MPTAYVVLILANIVYGSSYAVSRVVLEHMGPATLSFFRLAIGSLVLVPLALAQRRDDVRLSRADKWNIFWMGLCGFAGAFAFGNWGLRFSTATNAALLITVEPVSLILLSPLVLGEHLTRREGVGALLTVVGATVVVLNGIPGASVAIAPHWRGDLLLVLSGLAYAGYSLFGRDVLARHKAVPVTAWSILWGLVVMVPFTVAEWVAGDRPLWTGTTILGTLYLGLVITALGYLLWNWGLERVEAPRLAIFVNIQPLAGALLGVVALHEALTAYTVAGGILILAGVHTAVRAKRAQRGSIG